In a single window of the Burkholderiales bacterium genome:
- the urtD gene encoding urea ABC transporter ATP-binding protein UrtD, which produces MNLSITEEEQHEDPDAGFVRILRPGLDVTHGPILYLDDISVSFDGFKALNELTLTIDSGELRCVIGPNGAGKTTMMDVITGKTRPDSGTAFFGQTIDLTKLSEPQIAEAGIGRKFQKPTVFERHSVFENLELAMKADKRVQTTLFAQLDSTQQDRIADTLRMIGLHEHAARLAGLLSHGQKQWLEIGMLLMQEPKLLLLDEPVAGMTDEETARTGELFLNLAGTHSLIVVEHDMDFIAQIARRVTVLHEGSVLAEGSLSQVQEDERVIEVYLGR; this is translated from the coding sequence ATGAATCTGTCCATCACCGAAGAAGAGCAGCACGAAGACCCCGATGCCGGTTTCGTCCGCATTCTGCGGCCCGGCCTTGACGTTACCCATGGGCCGATTCTTTACCTCGACGACATCAGTGTGAGCTTCGATGGTTTCAAGGCGCTGAACGAACTCACACTGACCATAGACTCGGGCGAGCTGCGCTGTGTGATCGGGCCCAATGGCGCCGGCAAGACGACGATGATGGATGTGATCACCGGCAAGACGCGCCCGGATAGCGGAACCGCGTTTTTCGGCCAGACCATAGACCTGACGAAGCTGAGCGAACCGCAAATTGCCGAGGCTGGCATCGGCCGCAAATTCCAGAAGCCGACGGTATTCGAGCGTCATAGTGTGTTCGAGAACCTCGAACTTGCGATGAAAGCGGACAAGCGTGTGCAGACGACCCTGTTCGCGCAACTCGATTCGACGCAGCAGGATCGCATCGCCGACACCTTGCGGATGATAGGATTGCACGAGCACGCAGCGAGACTCGCCGGCTTGTTGTCGCACGGCCAGAAGCAGTGGCTGGAGATCGGCATGCTGCTGATGCAGGAGCCGAAGCTGCTGCTGCTCGACGAGCCGGTCGCCGGCATGACCGACGAGGAAACCGCGCGCACTGGTGAATTGTTTCTGAACCTTGCCGGCACGCATTCGCTGATCGTGGTCGAGCACGACATGGACTTCATCGCGCAAATTGCGCGCCGCGTAACCGTGCTGCACGAAGGCAGCGTGCTGGCGGAGGGATCGTTGAGTCAAGTCCAGGAGGATGAACGCGTCATCGAGGTCTACCTCGGCCGCTGA
- the urtE gene encoding urea ABC transporter ATP-binding subunit UrtE has protein sequence MLKIAKLNQYYSGSHILRDVDFGISKGACTVVLGRNGVGKTTLLKCLMGLLPVASGSIEFDGMSITALPPHARARLGIAYVPQGREIFPRLTVEENLLIGLATKARGETIPAQLFEMFPVLKDMLRRRGGDLSGGQQQQLAIGRALMMRPRLLLLDEPTEGIQPSIIKDIERVIRSLVQQGEMAILLVEQYYDFAASLADQYLVMVRGEVVKSGAGSAMEQDNVKACLAL, from the coding sequence ATGCTGAAGATCGCCAAACTCAACCAGTACTACAGCGGCAGCCACATTCTGCGCGATGTCGATTTCGGGATATCCAAAGGCGCGTGCACGGTGGTGCTTGGGCGTAACGGAGTTGGCAAAACCACTTTGCTGAAATGCCTTATGGGGCTGCTGCCGGTGGCGTCGGGGTCGATCGAATTCGACGGCATGAGTATCACCGCGCTGCCGCCGCACGCGCGCGCCAGACTCGGCATTGCCTACGTGCCGCAAGGGCGCGAAATTTTTCCGCGGCTGACGGTCGAGGAGAATCTGCTGATCGGGCTCGCGACCAAAGCGCGCGGTGAAACGATACCGGCGCAACTCTTCGAGATGTTTCCAGTGCTGAAAGACATGCTGCGGCGGCGCGGCGGCGATCTGTCGGGTGGCCAGCAGCAGCAACTGGCGATCGGCCGCGCGCTGATGATGCGGCCGCGCCTGCTGCTGCTCGATGAGCCGACCGAAGGAATCCAGCCGTCGATCATCAAGGATATCGAGCGCGTGATACGCAGCCTCGTGCAACAGGGCGAGATGGCGATTTTGCTGGTCGAGCAATACTACGATTTCGCCGCTTCATTGGCCGATCAGTATCTGGTCATGGTGCGCGGCGAGGTGGTAAAAAGTGGCGCCGGTTCGGCGATGGAGCAGGACAACGTTAAAGCCTGCCTCGCACTATGA